One Gammaproteobacteria bacterium DNA segment encodes these proteins:
- the hemE gene encoding uroporphyrinogen decarboxylase — protein sequence MTKPTNDRFLRALLRQPVDRTPIWLMRQAGRYLPEYRATRKQAGSFLDLCKNADLACEVTLQPLERYDLDAAILFSDILTVPDAMGLGLGFAEGEGPYFQHPVRTEADVARLPVPDPEDTLGYVMKAVRTIRGALDNRVPLIGFSGSPWTLATYMVEGGTSKNFRHIKAMLYDRPELLHRMLERVADAVRLYLNAQVAAGAQAVMIFDTWGGTLTTPAYQEFSLGYMQRIVDGLTREAEGARVPVILFTKGGGGWLEAMAATGCDALGLDWSTELGAARRRVGETVALQGNLDPSVLYSSADKIEAEVARLLASYGPGPGHVFNLGHGVHPEIDPDHVAALVDAVHRLSVPYHAGGG from the coding sequence ATGACCAAACCAACCAACGACCGCTTCTTACGCGCCCTGCTACGGCAACCCGTGGACCGTACTCCCATCTGGCTGATGCGCCAGGCGGGACGTTATCTGCCGGAATACCGCGCCACCCGCAAGCAGGCGGGGAGCTTCCTGGACCTGTGCAAGAACGCCGATCTGGCCTGCGAGGTGACCCTGCAGCCCCTGGAACGCTACGACCTCGACGCCGCCATCCTGTTCTCGGATATCCTCACGGTGCCGGACGCCATGGGCTTGGGCCTCGGCTTCGCGGAGGGCGAGGGCCCCTACTTCCAGCACCCGGTGCGCACCGAGGCGGACGTGGCGCGCCTGCCGGTGCCGGACCCCGAGGATACCCTCGGCTATGTAATGAAGGCCGTGCGCACCATCCGCGGGGCCCTGGACAACCGAGTGCCCCTCATCGGCTTCTCCGGCAGCCCCTGGACCCTGGCCACCTACATGGTGGAGGGCGGCACCTCCAAGAACTTCCGCCACATCAAGGCCATGCTCTACGACCGCCCGGAACTCCTGCATCGCATGCTGGAGCGGGTCGCCGACGCGGTGCGGCTGTACCTCAACGCCCAGGTGGCGGCAGGTGCCCAGGCGGTGATGATCTTCGATACCTGGGGCGGGACCCTCACCACGCCGGCCTACCAGGAGTTCTCGCTGGGCTATATGCAGCGCATCGTCGACGGCCTGACCCGGGAGGCCGAGGGCGCGCGGGTGCCCGTCATCCTCTTCACCAAGGGCGGCGGCGGCTGGCTGGAGGCCATGGCCGCCACCGGTTGTGATGCCCTGGGGCTGGACTGGAGCACGGAACTCGGCGCGGCACGCCGCCGGGTGGGCGAGACGGTGGCCCTCCAGGGCAACCTGGATCCCAGCGTGCTCTACAGCTCCGCCGACAAGATCGAGGCCGAGGTGGCCCGCCTGCTGGCCAGCTACGGCCCCGGCCCCGGCCATGTCTTCAACCTCGGCCACGGCGTCCACCCGGAGATCGACCCCGACCACGTCGCCGCCCTGGTGGACGCGGTGCACCGCCTGAGTGTGCCTTATCATGCGGGCGGTGGTTGA
- a CDS encoding ISAs1 family transposase — MATPLLAQCEIAGRDITADALLTQRALAAYIVERQAHYHFTVKGNQPTLANDIALHFERRGAPDFAEPPTLAHGRIETRRIWASTALNGYLDFPHVGQVFLIEREVLIKKTAKRSCEIALGITSRSPQQASPERLLAINREHWRIESTHYIIDWNYDEDRSRIRTGYGPENVTRLRRFAVGILKSFQKPRQSIAQMMRQLASSSRRILDYLRLTDNSLGSARAAG, encoded by the coding sequence ATGGCGACCCCGCTGCTCGCGCAATGCGAGATTGCGGGCCGCGACATCACCGCCGATGCGCTCCTGACACAACGCGCACTCGCCGCGTACATCGTCGAGCGCCAAGCGCACTACCACTTCACGGTCAAAGGCAATCAGCCCACCCTCGCAAACGACATCGCGCTGCACTTCGAGCGGCGCGGCGCGCCAGACTTCGCCGAGCCACCCACCCTGGCGCATGGGCGGATCGAGACGCGGCGGATCTGGGCGAGCACGGCACTGAACGGCTACCTCGATTTCCCCCATGTCGGACAGGTCTTTCTGATCGAGCGCGAGGTGCTCATCAAGAAAACCGCAAAGCGCAGCTGCGAAATCGCCCTCGGCATCACCAGCCGTTCGCCACAGCAGGCATCGCCCGAGCGCCTGCTCGCGATCAATCGCGAACACTGGCGCATCGAGAGCACCCACTACATCATCGACTGGAATTACGACGAGGATCGCAGCCGCATACGCACCGGTTATGGCCCGGAGAACGTCACGCGCCTGCGCCGCTTCGCGGTGGGGATCTTGAAGTCGTTCCAGAAACCCCGCCAGTCGATCGCGCAAATGATGCGCCAACTTGCCTCCAGTTCTCGAAGGATCCTCGACTACCTGCGCCTGACCGACAACTCACTCGGTTCGGCTCGAGCGGCAGGGTGA
- a CDS encoding DUF4338 domain-containing protein, with protein sequence MNSSTIFQGQCLSELILRPVTRSEQARYQAQMARHRYLGDLPKIGETLWYVATWREQWVALLSVSAAALKCGVRDRWIGWDFRLQYDRLKLVANNSRFLILPEGRWPNVGSKVLSLLERRIGADWQCQFGHPLLLLETFVDPRRFHGGVYRAANWLELGLTRGYRRTREGYSTEACAPKRVFVRPLCRNVPARLNHPDRAHLGLAGVPKMQLNAEQMYSLPHCFASIPDPRRAHGRRHRLPVVLALAAGASLCGMRGYKAMADWAKGLGQGARSRFGCRRTRVNGKVHYEVPSEYVIRDCLVRIEPGALEWALDAWNQAWAAKEEALAIDGKTMKNAINEAGEQTHIMSVVGHESGHCYTQKKSARCR encoded by the coding sequence ATGAACTCATCAACGATTTTCCAAGGCCAATGCCTGTCCGAACTGATCCTTCGCCCGGTCACGCGCAGCGAACAGGCGCGCTATCAAGCGCAGATGGCCCGGCACCGCTACCTGGGCGATCTGCCCAAGATCGGCGAGACGCTGTGGTACGTGGCAACCTGGCGCGAGCAATGGGTCGCGTTGCTCAGCGTCTCGGCGGCGGCGCTCAAATGTGGCGTGCGGGATCGCTGGATCGGCTGGGACTTCCGGCTTCAGTACGACCGGCTCAAGCTGGTCGCTAACAATAGCCGCTTTCTGATCCTGCCTGAAGGCCGCTGGCCGAATGTGGGCTCGAAGGTGCTGTCGCTGCTGGAGCGGCGCATCGGTGCCGATTGGCAGTGCCAGTTCGGGCATCCGCTGCTGTTGCTCGAAACATTTGTCGATCCGCGCCGCTTCCATGGCGGTGTCTACCGCGCCGCGAACTGGCTTGAACTCGGGCTGACGCGCGGCTACCGACGTACGCGCGAGGGCTACTCGACCGAGGCCTGTGCCCCCAAACGGGTATTCGTGCGGCCGCTGTGCCGCAATGTCCCGGCTCGCCTGAACCATCCCGATCGTGCCCACCTGGGCCTTGCTGGAGTCCCCAAGATGCAACTCAATGCCGAACAAATGTACTCGCTGCCTCACTGTTTTGCCTCGATCCCCGATCCACGCCGTGCCCACGGGCGCCGTCATCGCCTGCCAGTGGTGTTGGCGCTCGCGGCCGGCGCAAGCCTGTGTGGCATGCGCGGCTACAAGGCCATGGCCGATTGGGCCAAAGGGCTTGGCCAGGGCGCACGATCCCGCTTCGGCTGCCGCCGCACCCGCGTCAACGGCAAGGTCCATTACGAGGTGCCCAGCGAGTACGTGATCCGTGACTGTCTGGTGCGCATCGAACCGGGCGCGCTCGAATGGGCGCTCGATGCCTGGAACCAGGCCTGGGCGGCCAAGGAGGAGGCGCTGGCCATCGATGGCAAGACGATGAAGAACGCCATCAATGAAGCCGGAGAACAAACGCATATCATGAGCGTCGTTGGCCATGAGTCCGGACACTGCTACACCCAAAAAAAGTCGGCTCGCTGCCGGTAA
- the gltB gene encoding glutamate synthase large subunit — MSYGALPPKQGLYDPANEHDACGVGFVANIKGRKSHAIVRQGLKILENLTHRGAVGADPRAGDGAGILFQIPDAFLRAECASIGIELPGPEHYGVGMVFLPRHAGCRDHCTRLLEEAIVREGQGLLGWRDVPVDNACLGESVLPLEPVVRQVFVARGDDTGDGDAFERKLFVIRKQVENAVAESAMEGAEQFYVCSLSCRTLAYKGMLLADQVDSYYADLNDERMETALALVHQRFSTNTFPSWDLAQPFRMIAHNGEINTLRGNINWMNARRHSMASELLGDDLKKLWPLIREGQSDSASFDGALELLVAGGYSLSHAMMMLIPEAWSGNPLMDDKRRAFYEYHAALMEPWDGPAAVAFTDGRQIGATLDRNGLRPARYLITDDDMVVMGSEMGVLDVPEERIVKKWRLQPGRMFLIDVEQGRIIDDGELKAELAGMHPYQRWLDASQIRLTSLPPEVAPMAPGSRTLLDRQQAFGFTQEDLRFLMTPMAVTGQEAVGSMGADNPVAVLSSKAKPLFNYFKQNFAQVTNPPIDPIREELVMSLVSLIGPRPNLLGLDDTGGDHHRLEVSQPILSNADLGRIRHIEDYTGGAFRTHTLDICWRADEGAEGMAPALERLCADAEAAVREGYNILILSDRGVSAERVPIPALLATSAVHHHLVRTGLRTESGLVVETGAARETHHFAVLAGYGAEAINPYLAFDTLLAARHELPEPLSEEEIQKRYIKAIGKGLLKIMSKMGISTYQSYCGAQIFDAVGLASAFVETYFEGTASMIEGIGVTEVGREAVRWHSDAFGDNPIYANALDVGGDYAYRLRGEDHVWTPETIARLQHAVRGNVAEDYRAFARAINEQTERLLTLRGLFEMKWAPEPVPLDEVEPAKEIVKRFATGAMSFGAISHEAHTTLAVAMNRIGGKSNTGEGGEEPERFKPLPNGDSKRSAIKQVASGRFGVTTEYLVNADDIQIKMAQGAKPGEGGQLPGHKVDATIARVRHSTPGVGLISPPPHHDIYSIEDLAQLIHDLKNVNPAARISVKLVSEVGVGTVAAGVSKAHADHVTIAGHDGGTGASPLTSIKHAGSPWEIGLAETHQTLVLNRLRGRIAVQVDGGMRTGRDVVVGALLGADEFGFATAPLIAEGCIMMRKCHLNTCPVGVATQDPELRKRFTGQPEHVVNYFFFVAEEVRELMARLGFRRFDDMIGQADRLDMHRALAHWKARGLDFSRVLTKPEAGPGVAIHNCERQDHGLERALDKALIREARAALEEGQPVRIDTPIRNINRTFGAMLSGEVAKRYGHRGLPEDTIVITARGTAGQSFGAWLAHGISVELIGEANDYVGKGLSGGRLVIYPPTESPIVPEENIIVGNTVLYGAISGECYFRGVAGERFAVRNSGARAVVEGVGDHGCEYMTGGVVVVLGRTGRNFAAGMSGGVAYVLDEEGDFERHCNLAMVELEPVTEEDEALEHLEHQGGDLETHGRVDISHDMTRFDARRLKGLIEKHMHYTDSARARTILDNWQTYLPKFVKVMPVDYRRALEAMKASKAATQPVGEGV, encoded by the coding sequence ATGAGCTACGGGGCTTTGCCACCCAAGCAGGGTCTCTACGACCCCGCCAACGAGCACGACGCCTGCGGCGTCGGCTTTGTCGCCAATATCAAGGGGCGCAAGAGCCACGCCATCGTCAGACAGGGCCTGAAGATCCTCGAAAACCTCACCCATCGGGGGGCGGTCGGGGCGGATCCCCGCGCCGGCGACGGGGCGGGGATCCTGTTCCAGATCCCCGATGCCTTCCTGCGCGCCGAGTGCGCCTCCATCGGCATCGAGTTGCCCGGCCCCGAGCACTACGGCGTGGGCATGGTGTTCCTGCCCCGCCACGCCGGATGCCGGGACCATTGCACCCGCCTGCTGGAAGAGGCCATCGTCCGGGAAGGTCAGGGGCTCTTGGGTTGGCGCGACGTGCCGGTGGACAATGCCTGCCTGGGAGAGAGCGTGCTGCCCCTGGAGCCCGTGGTGCGCCAGGTGTTCGTGGCCCGCGGCGACGACACCGGCGATGGCGATGCCTTCGAGCGTAAGCTGTTCGTCATCCGCAAGCAGGTCGAGAACGCGGTGGCGGAGTCCGCCATGGAGGGCGCCGAACAGTTCTACGTCTGCTCCCTGTCCTGCCGCACCCTGGCCTACAAGGGTATGCTGCTGGCGGACCAGGTCGACAGCTACTACGCGGACCTCAACGATGAGCGCATGGAGACGGCCCTGGCGCTGGTGCACCAGCGCTTCTCCACCAATACCTTCCCCTCCTGGGACCTGGCACAGCCTTTCCGCATGATCGCCCACAACGGCGAGATCAACACCCTGCGCGGCAACATCAACTGGATGAACGCGCGCCGCCACTCCATGGCCTCCGAACTCCTCGGCGACGACCTCAAGAAGCTGTGGCCTCTCATTCGCGAGGGCCAGTCGGATTCCGCCAGCTTCGACGGCGCCCTCGAGCTGCTGGTGGCAGGGGGCTATTCCCTGTCCCACGCCATGATGATGCTGATCCCCGAGGCCTGGTCCGGCAACCCGCTGATGGATGACAAGCGCCGCGCCTTCTACGAGTACCACGCCGCCCTCATGGAACCCTGGGACGGACCCGCCGCCGTGGCCTTCACCGACGGCCGTCAGATCGGCGCCACCCTGGACCGCAACGGCCTGCGGCCCGCCCGCTACCTCATCACCGACGATGACATGGTGGTGATGGGCTCCGAGATGGGGGTGCTTGACGTCCCCGAGGAGCGCATCGTCAAGAAATGGCGTCTCCAGCCCGGGCGCATGTTCCTCATCGACGTGGAACAGGGCCGCATCATCGACGACGGCGAACTCAAGGCCGAGCTGGCCGGAATGCACCCCTACCAGCGCTGGCTGGATGCGAGCCAGATCCGGCTCACCTCCCTGCCCCCCGAGGTGGCCCCCATGGCCCCGGGCAGCCGCACCCTGCTGGACCGCCAGCAGGCCTTCGGCTTCACCCAGGAAGACCTCAGGTTCCTCATGACGCCCATGGCGGTGACGGGTCAGGAGGCGGTGGGCTCCATGGGCGCGGACAACCCGGTAGCGGTGCTGTCCTCCAAGGCCAAGCCCCTGTTCAACTACTTCAAGCAGAACTTCGCCCAGGTCACCAATCCGCCCATCGACCCCATCCGCGAAGAGCTGGTGATGTCCCTGGTGTCCCTCATCGGCCCGCGGCCCAACCTGCTCGGACTCGACGACACCGGCGGCGACCATCATCGACTGGAGGTGTCCCAGCCCATCCTCAGCAACGCCGACCTGGGGCGTATCCGCCACATCGAGGACTACACCGGCGGCGCTTTCCGCACCCACACCCTGGACATCTGCTGGCGGGCCGACGAAGGTGCCGAGGGCATGGCCCCGGCCCTGGAGCGGCTGTGCGCGGATGCCGAGGCCGCGGTGCGCGAGGGCTACAACATCCTCATCCTGTCGGACCGCGGTGTCAGCGCCGAACGCGTCCCCATCCCGGCCCTGCTGGCCACCTCCGCCGTGCATCACCACCTGGTGCGCACCGGCCTGCGCACCGAGTCGGGCCTGGTGGTGGAGACCGGCGCCGCCCGCGAGACCCACCACTTCGCCGTCCTGGCCGGCTACGGCGCCGAGGCCATCAACCCCTACCTGGCCTTCGACACTCTCCTCGCCGCCCGCCACGAGCTGCCCGAACCGTTGAGCGAGGAGGAGATCCAGAAACGCTACATCAAGGCCATCGGCAAGGGCCTGTTGAAGATCATGTCCAAGATGGGGATCTCCACCTACCAGTCCTACTGTGGCGCCCAGATCTTCGACGCCGTGGGGCTCGCCAGTGCATTCGTGGAGACGTATTTCGAGGGCACCGCCTCCATGATCGAGGGCATCGGCGTCACGGAAGTGGGCCGCGAAGCGGTGCGCTGGCACAGCGACGCCTTCGGTGACAACCCCATCTACGCCAACGCCCTGGACGTGGGCGGCGACTACGCCTACCGGTTGCGGGGCGAGGACCATGTGTGGACCCCCGAGACCATCGCCAGGCTGCAGCATGCGGTACGCGGCAACGTGGCCGAGGACTATCGGGCCTTCGCCAGGGCCATCAACGAGCAGACCGAGCGCCTGCTGACCCTGCGCGGCCTGTTCGAGATGAAATGGGCCCCCGAGCCCGTACCCCTGGACGAGGTGGAGCCGGCCAAGGAGATCGTGAAACGCTTCGCCACCGGCGCCATGTCCTTCGGCGCCATCTCCCACGAGGCCCATACCACCCTGGCGGTGGCCATGAACCGCATCGGCGGCAAGTCCAACACCGGTGAGGGCGGCGAGGAGCCGGAACGCTTCAAGCCCCTGCCCAACGGCGACTCCAAGCGCTCCGCCATCAAACAGGTGGCGTCGGGGCGCTTCGGCGTCACCACCGAGTACCTGGTGAACGCCGACGACATCCAGATCAAGATGGCCCAGGGCGCCAAGCCCGGCGAGGGCGGCCAGCTGCCGGGCCACAAGGTGGATGCCACCATCGCCCGGGTGCGCCATTCCACGCCGGGGGTGGGCCTCATCTCGCCGCCGCCCCATCATGACATCTACTCCATCGAGGACCTGGCCCAGCTCATCCACGACCTCAAGAACGTCAACCCCGCGGCCCGCATCAGCGTCAAGCTGGTGTCCGAGGTGGGTGTGGGCACGGTGGCGGCGGGGGTCTCCAAGGCCCACGCCGACCACGTCACCATCGCCGGCCACGACGGCGGCACCGGGGCCTCGCCCCTGACCTCCATCAAGCACGCCGGGAGCCCCTGGGAGATCGGCCTGGCCGAGACCCACCAGACCCTCGTGCTCAACCGCCTGCGCGGGCGCATCGCGGTGCAGGTGGACGGCGGCATGCGCACCGGCCGCGACGTCGTGGTGGGGGCCCTGCTGGGCGCCGACGAGTTCGGCTTCGCCACCGCCCCCCTCATTGCCGAGGGCTGCATCATGATGCGCAAATGCCACCTCAACACCTGCCCGGTGGGCGTCGCCACCCAGGACCCGGAGCTGCGCAAGCGCTTCACCGGCCAGCCCGAGCACGTGGTGAACTACTTCTTCTTCGTCGCCGAGGAGGTGCGCGAGCTGATGGCGCGCCTCGGCTTCCGGCGCTTCGACGACATGATCGGCCAGGCCGACCGCCTCGACATGCACCGCGCTCTCGCCCACTGGAAGGCCAGGGGCCTCGACTTCAGCCGTGTGCTCACCAAACCCGAGGCCGGCCCCGGCGTGGCCATCCACAACTGCGAGCGCCAGGACCATGGGCTGGAACGTGCCCTCGACAAGGCCCTCATCCGCGAGGCCCGAGCGGCCCTGGAGGAGGGCCAGCCGGTGCGCATCGACACCCCCATCCGCAACATCAACCGCACCTTCGGCGCCATGCTGTCCGGCGAGGTGGCCAAGCGCTACGGCCATCGCGGCCTGCCCGAGGACACCATCGTCATCACCGCCCGCGGTACCGCCGGCCAGAGCTTCGGCGCCTGGCTGGCCCACGGCATCAGCGTGGAACTCATCGGCGAGGCCAACGACTACGTCGGCAAGGGCCTGTCGGGTGGCCGCCTGGTGATCTACCCTCCCACCGAGAGCCCCATCGTCCCGGAGGAGAACATCATCGTCGGCAACACCGTGCTCTACGGCGCCATCTCCGGTGAGTGTTACTTCCGCGGCGTGGCGGGCGAACGCTTCGCGGTACGCAACTCCGGCGCCCGGGCGGTGGTGGAGGGGGTGGGCGACCACGGCTGTGAGTACATGACCGGCGGCGTGGTAGTGGTACTGGGCCGCACCGGCCGCAACTTCGCCGCCGGCATGTCCGGCGGCGTGGCCTACGTGCTGGACGAGGAGGGGGACTTCGAGCGCCACTGCAACTTGGCCATGGTGGAGCTGGAACCCGTCACCGAGGAGGACGAGGCCCTGGAGCATCTGGAACACCAGGGTGGCGACCTGGAGACCCATGGCCGGGTGGACATCAGCCACGACATGACCCGTTTCGACGCCCGGCGCCTCAAGGGCCTCATCGAGAAGCACATGCACTACACCGACAGCGCGCGGGCGCGGACCATCCTGGATAACTGGCAGACTTACCTGCCCAAATTCGTGAAAGTCATGCCCGTGGACTACCGGCGCGCCCTCGAGGCGATGAAGGCCTCCAAGGCGGCCACCCAGCCCGTCGGCGAGGGGGTCTGA
- a CDS encoding glutamate synthase subunit beta yields the protein MGKPTGFLEIPRHDRGYLAPGDRIRNWKEFVIPLDEGELARQGARCMDCGIPYCHTGCPVNNIIPDWNDLVYRGRWREALEVLHSTNNFPEFTGRICPAPCQESCTLNLTDEPVTIKTIECAIIDKGWDQGWIEPEIADTATGKRVAVVGSGPAGLACAQQLARAGHEVQLYEKNNRIGGLMRYGIPDFKMEKSHIDRRMAQMRAEGVHFHPNSHVGVNLPVEQLLEGFDAVVLAGGAEQPRDLPVPGRELAGVHFAMDFLTQQNRRVVGDPVDPAEVITAKGKHVVVIGGGDTGSDCIGTSIRQEAASVAQIEILPRPPEHEDKAMTWPDWPTKLRTSSSQEEGCARDWGVATKAFRGDGGRVRKLDAVRVEWLKDDAGRWQMSEVEGSGFEIQADLVLLAMGFVHPVHEGMLEALNVEQDPRGNVLADTDRYRTSLDKVFTAGDMRRGQSLVVWAIREGRQCARAVDEYLMGSTELPR from the coding sequence ATGGGAAAGCCTACCGGATTCCTGGAGATCCCCCGCCACGACCGCGGTTACCTGGCCCCCGGCGACCGCATCCGTAACTGGAAGGAGTTCGTCATCCCCCTCGACGAGGGCGAACTCGCCCGCCAGGGCGCACGCTGCATGGATTGCGGCATCCCCTACTGCCACACGGGCTGTCCGGTGAACAACATCATCCCGGACTGGAACGACCTGGTGTATCGCGGGCGCTGGCGCGAAGCCCTGGAGGTGCTCCATTCCACCAACAACTTCCCCGAGTTCACCGGCCGTATCTGTCCCGCGCCCTGTCAGGAGTCCTGCACCCTGAACCTCACGGACGAGCCGGTGACCATCAAGACCATCGAGTGCGCCATCATCGACAAGGGCTGGGATCAGGGATGGATCGAGCCTGAGATCGCCGACACCGCGACCGGCAAACGGGTGGCCGTGGTGGGATCGGGGCCCGCTGGGCTTGCCTGCGCCCAGCAGCTGGCGCGCGCCGGCCACGAGGTGCAGCTCTACGAGAAGAACAACCGCATCGGCGGCCTCATGCGCTACGGCATCCCCGACTTCAAGATGGAAAAGTCCCACATCGACCGCCGCATGGCCCAGATGCGGGCCGAGGGCGTACATTTCCATCCCAACAGCCATGTCGGCGTGAACCTGCCGGTGGAGCAGCTGCTGGAGGGCTTCGATGCCGTGGTGCTGGCGGGTGGCGCCGAGCAGCCCCGGGACCTGCCGGTGCCGGGCCGGGAGCTGGCGGGGGTCCATTTCGCCATGGACTTCCTCACCCAGCAGAACCGCCGGGTGGTCGGCGACCCCGTGGACCCGGCAGAAGTCATCACCGCCAAGGGCAAGCACGTGGTAGTCATCGGCGGCGGCGATACCGGATCGGACTGCATCGGCACCTCCATCCGCCAGGAGGCGGCCTCGGTGGCCCAGATCGAGATCCTGCCGCGCCCCCCCGAGCACGAGGATAAGGCCATGACGTGGCCCGACTGGCCCACCAAGCTGCGCACCTCTTCCTCCCAGGAGGAGGGCTGTGCCCGCGACTGGGGCGTGGCCACCAAGGCCTTCCGGGGCGACGGCGGGCGGGTGCGCAAGCTGGATGCCGTGCGCGTGGAGTGGCTCAAGGACGACGCCGGGCGCTGGCAGATGAGCGAGGTGGAGGGCAGCGGCTTCGAGATCCAGGCCGACCTGGTGCTGCTGGCCATGGGCTTCGTGCACCCCGTGCACGAGGGCATGCTGGAGGCCCTCAACGTGGAGCAGGACCCCCGCGGTAACGTGCTGGCCGACACCGACCGCTACCGGACCAGCCTCGACAAGGTGTTCACCGCCGGCGACATGCGCCGCGGCCAGTCCCTGGTGGTATGGGCCATCCGCGAGGGCCGCCAGTGCGCCCGGGCCGTGGACGAATACCTCATGGGCAGCACCGAACTGCCGCGCTAG
- a CDS encoding SPOR domain-containing protein: MARTQPPPQEPAAPREPVEEPPAPTAETPPAPPPADSEAAPTSETPPPRPPRPRPAPPPSWPFNLAEDRYVLQLMGSHERASVARLITRHELEDPSAVVDLVHEGRPWYVLIHGAYASRDEAVGAIRRLAPELRALRPWARSVASLRANLSPHPP; the protein is encoded by the coding sequence ATAGCCAGAACCCAGCCGCCGCCACAAGAACCGGCCGCACCGCGGGAGCCGGTCGAGGAGCCCCCGGCGCCCACCGCCGAGACGCCGCCGGCGCCCCCACCGGCGGATAGCGAGGCCGCGCCGACCTCCGAAACGCCACCACCGCGCCCGCCTCGCCCACGGCCGGCGCCGCCGCCGTCGTGGCCCTTCAACCTCGCCGAGGACCGCTACGTATTGCAACTCATGGGCAGTCACGAGCGCGCGTCCGTGGCGCGCCTGATCACCCGGCACGAGCTGGAGGATCCGAGCGCCGTGGTGGATCTGGTGCACGAGGGGCGGCCCTGGTATGTGCTGATCCACGGGGCCTACGCCAGTCGCGATGAGGCGGTCGGTGCCATCCGCCGGCTGGCACCGGAACTGCGCGCCCTGCGCCCCTGGGCACGCTCCGTGGCCAGCCTGCGCGCCAACCTTTCCCCACACCCGCCGTGA
- a CDS encoding AAA family ATPase, with amino-acid sequence MPHRDHSPARGTNPFLAPGDDDFFYATAQITQRLNLLHHLGRYSDQVMVLTGPEGSGKTTLTDRLLREGQNAWRATVVEAHVETSAEQLLARALAGLDVHGSIITEKDGLDALQTHLAAAARGGLPTLLVVDDAQFLAAPVLKLLLRLARHPDYPGLRLLLVGDPAFADRVAGALGETIFHLVELPPFGQEQCMHYITMRLDRSGTPAHDLFTAERVDRLWKDSGGYPGPLNRLAARIIEKPARPATPAATRAPRTAPPTRTRTMARSARGNRRLLAVIGGAALLLTLAITALLPRAATNGIRASPVPCRPPPRPRGPSLPLIRRRRPRQPRRQLPGPPPPWMRPHPTHRPPDRPPARTGRQGQPPAQPLKSRRQRPPHRPRIQPPGTPRRSR; translated from the coding sequence ATGCCCCATCGCGACCACTCACCGGCCCGTGGCACCAATCCCTTCCTGGCGCCGGGGGATGATGACTTCTTCTACGCCACGGCCCAGATCACCCAGCGCCTCAATCTGCTCCATCACCTCGGCCGCTACAGCGACCAGGTCATGGTGCTCACAGGCCCCGAGGGCAGCGGCAAGACCACTCTCACGGATCGGCTGCTGCGCGAGGGTCAGAATGCCTGGCGTGCCACCGTGGTCGAGGCCCACGTGGAGACCAGCGCCGAGCAGCTGCTGGCCCGCGCCCTCGCCGGCCTCGACGTCCATGGCTCGATCATCACGGAAAAGGACGGCCTGGATGCCCTCCAGACCCACCTGGCGGCGGCCGCCAGGGGCGGCCTCCCCACACTGCTGGTGGTGGACGACGCGCAGTTCCTGGCGGCGCCGGTGCTGAAACTGCTGCTGAGGCTGGCCCGTCATCCGGACTATCCGGGCCTGCGGCTGCTGCTGGTGGGGGATCCGGCCTTCGCCGACCGGGTGGCCGGCGCCCTCGGCGAGACCATCTTCCATCTGGTGGAACTGCCCCCGTTCGGACAGGAACAGTGCATGCACTACATCACCATGCGCCTCGATAGATCCGGAACCCCCGCCCACGACCTCTTCACCGCCGAACGGGTGGACCGGCTGTGGAAGGACAGCGGTGGCTACCCGGGTCCCCTCAACCGGCTGGCCGCGCGCATCATCGAGAAACCGGCGCGCCCTGCCACCCCGGCCGCCACCCGCGCCCCCCGGACCGCGCCCCCAACGCGGACCCGCACGATGGCACGCAGCGCCCGCGGCAACCGCCGCCTGCTGGCGGTCATCGGGGGCGCCGCCCTCCTGCTGACCCTGGCCATCACCGCCCTGTTGCCGAGGGCAGCGACGAACGGGATACGGGCCTCACCCGTCCCCTGCCGGCCCCCGCCGCGACCGAGAGGGCCGTCTCTGCCCCTGATCCGGAGACGACGCCCCAGGCAACCACGGCGCCAGCTACCCGGACCACCACCCCCGTGGATGAGGCCGCACCCGACCCACCGTCCCCCGGACCGTCCGCCGGCGCGGACGGGCAGACAGGGCCAGCCCCCGGCGCAGCCCCTGAAGTCCCGGCGCCAGAGACCCCCGCACAGACCGCGGATCCAACCGCCAGGGACTCCGAGGCGGAGCCGATAG